The nucleotide sequence ACAAATACAGCCATACTGTAAAAATGCTCTGATAGCATTGGTTATCACTTACTATGTGACATAAACCTGATGCCCTTGACAATGTGGATGATTAAAAATCCACTTGGAATTTAGCCAGGgcagacaaataaaatgttctccaaagcttattatttacttattatcagtacctgctgcatgcCAGTGTGGTGAGGTGGACTCTTGCCCAGCTGAGAGGTCTGCTTGGTGGGTgactgttgttgctgctgcacCTGAAGCTGCACACTCTGTTGTAGGGCCTGTTTGGAAGGCTGTGGAGGAGCTGGCTGTGGTTGCTGGGGCTGAGGTGGGGCCTGAGGTTGAGGAGGCCCCTGACTGAGAGACCCAGGGCCAGAGGGCCTCTGCTGGCTATAGGGAATGTGTGAGGGCTTTCCAGACTGCACCTGATTGGGAGACTGAGGATGTGAAGCAGGCTGCAGGAAGGAGGTGGGGACAGACACACCTGCTGGGAAGGTGAAGCCAGGGTTCATAGAAAATGCCACAGGAGGTGGGATCACATATGCTGGCGGAGGAAAACCTGGTggagaaaaaaggaaatgatAAACACCTCAACTAGGGcaagaagaaatatttttaacttcttgttttgatattGCTACAGAAGGTCACTAAAAGTGTATGCTTGTACCTGGCCTACTGGGGAGAGGAGGAAACGCTCCTGGGTGATGTATGGGGATAAACTGGGAAGAGCATGTTGTCTGGGTCTGTGTGACTGGTGTTTTCCTTGCCTCAGACACTGGTGTCTTCCTCATTTCTGCCTGAGTTTTTACCTTCACAGAAgcatatgaaaaagaaaaatgggaaATCAAATGGGCTGACCCAAACATtaagaaatacacaaatatatgaAAAACGATTCCCCTCACCTGTTTTCCTGCATCCAACGCTTTCTCATGACTGTTCTTTTTCACCTCACTCTTCCTCTTGCCATCCTTCTTCTGCTCATTTTTCAGTGGCATTCCATTGCCCTTGCCAAAGCCTGCTCGCTCCTTCCCTCCATCCCGGTGTTGCTGGTTACGGTTTTGCTCACGGCTTTGTTCGCGAGGTTTGATGTTCTCCTTGAAAGTGACTACAGGCCTTTCACTGCTGTCCAGACCACTGCTCTGGCTCTTCCCCATGGAAAGTACTGATTTGAGGCCAGAAGAGCCATCATTAGGATTCTGCTCACCATTCGATGATTCCTGCAACACAGAAGGTTCCTTCTCCTGAGGCTCTTCCACCGCCAGCTCAGGGATGTCGGTGAAGAAGAGAAGTAAACCATCACTGATGCGGCACTGGATTAGGCTGTAGAgaaacaatgaatgaatgttaaAACAGTTAAGAAGACTTGCTACATATAGTGAAACCTAGTCAAAgaagtgggggaaaaaacaacaactcacCCAGGGTGGTTGTCTGCCACCCACTTGCCCAAACTGATGAGCCTCTGATGACGTGCATGAATTATGAAGCTGTCCTTGCCAACTGCAATGCCCTGGTGTCCTTTGGAAAAGTCTAGCAACCTGGATCATTAAATAGTTTTTAGTGTATCAAATAGGTcaaagaacaaaaacagaaacataatgTAAAGGTCTTGCTGGATATGGTGTAACAACTGAGAAGAGGAGCATCAGCTTTAAATGTCTTTGTGTTATCTCatgaatatcaacatttactgagcaatcaaatgtgaaaatatatCAAACATAAGTATCTACTGCCACTTGCAGAGAGGGGGACAAACGAGTATTATGCAGATGTGGGATTTTAAAATCAGTCCTGAACCTCTACTTCAAGGTCTAAGAAGGTTCCTTCAGAAGGTGTTCAGTTTAAGAGTGCAATTGCTTCTGATTATGATAAAGTAATAAAGCTTAAGTTACCTTAATGCAGGCCTCAAAGCCAAAAAGCCTTGGAGCTCAAACTCTTCTGGGAGTGGAGTAGCTGTAACAGAACCAGACAAAGAGTTTCAGAACTGATTACCATTGCACGGCACAGCAAGGAGAGATGCAGTAATGCACCACTAAATGGATCTACACATTACCTGATGAATTTGACACATCCTCCTCCTTGGGCTGGAAGCTGTTAAGTATGGACACCAGCCATGGCCAAATGCTGTGCGAAGATGACACATGCATCACATAAATCAAGATGAGACACATAATGAAACTTGCTGTTCTGCCAAAAGCTAATAATCATGGAACATAGCAAGGAACACAGTATATTTTCATATCAATTTCAGACATTATCCAATAGGATACTTATTCAATGCAGCCTGTTGCACCGTAGTAGTACTTTTCCAGCAGAAAGTTGTCTGATACTCCAGACTGACACGATTTCCATAATCATGTGAGTTGTTTGATACCCAAGGacactattatttttttttacctcttagGTGGTATGCAAGCAATTCATGACATAAGTGGAGATAGTAATAGTGCAtattagggatgcaacaatacacttaacccacggttcaacaTGTACCACGGTTttcggttcggatggcttgacaaattaaagttgtttttttccccattattcATTGCTTAGGTGACACGAACAGTAAGTATGtcaagaagaaataaaaatcgGTTTTAGAtccaattctctttattttacttaaatgcaaaaatcaacttgatTTTGAAATCTGCCATcccgcttccacacagtgatatcacAGGGTGATGGAGCTACAGATGTGCGGTcatggaagtatttccatgtgaGTAGCTAAttcgtgtgtaacagtgcttacacgcagtcatttttttgtttttgtttcatcggtatcataataaacaacaaatcCGGAATGTTCCCACACCTCAGATCTGAAAGACGGCGCTGATTCCTCGTATTTCCgtctcacttcaccgctctccatTTTTCGAGTGTGAAATCCGACACCAGCATCGCAAGCATGGTGAagcgcccctaactttagcgctcaccgattggatatttactcgcagggaggcgtgtctgtctcagcgcgtacacatacagtacaggcaaacacaaccAGCCAGTTCAGAGAGCAACAAAAcgcatggttattattatttcaacaaaaaacgaagagagaaaaaaaaaaaaaaaaaaaaaaacacggttCACATACgtgtattgaaccgtggaggttGTAACGAacagttcaatattatattgagtattgtggcatccctagtgCATGCCATCAATTAGGCAATCGGATTGTCCCCGAAACGCTGATTACTACATCTGGCTGTACTCTATGCCCACAATAATGTTGCAATAAGTACAAGCCTTGTAGCTGTCCCTCAACCCCACCTTCCATTAAAGTCACCACCACACAGTAACAGCCTACCTACTTTCACAGGAACATACATCTAATGTGAAAGCGACACAGAGAAGAGATGCACACAGTCCCGAGTTCGCATTTGTGGTCGAGTTGTGCTgctctgtagaaaaaaaataccGCAACTACAAGGAACTGAAAAGGAAGAATAGTCATACTATTGTCTGTGGTCAACAGCGCTCTCAGTAAATACGCCAGGCCGCAGCCTCAGCCAATCCAGAGACACCTTGATAGCTGGCAGGGGGCACTCTCCCATGATCTCCTCCTGGTTCTTGTTCAGTAAGGCTCGGCTGCACATCACACCCAAGAAAGACACTGAAGGAAAAGACACTTGCATTAGAACATTGTCGAGTCTTTAAAGTCAAATGTGCCTCCCCACCcctttttaaaaactgctgcGATTTGCAACATTTTAGGCATATCCGTGTTTGAATGTGTCATTTTCAAGGCAACCATGGTGTCAGTAATTCGTTAATCTGATGGATATAATTGTGCTTAATGCAAAATGTATGTAACAAGTTAAACAACTATAAATTCATACATGGCACTGTACTTACATGATCATATTTTCCTTAAATTTGAAATACGGCTTTGTAAGTACCGTGTATTAACCTGACAATTACTAATATTTAATTAGATATTAAGAAAAATGCCCCACTTCTCATGTTACATTTTGTTGGGTTCAAGAATCTTTCTTATTTGATCCAAACTTCAGATACTTCTGTATATAAACGCACATGTCAACCCAACGCTGGTGACACTTACTGAAAAGCCCGAGAAGCTGGATCCAGCTGAGCTGTTCATCTGAGCTGAAGCTTTGGTCATCAGTCTCATTGCTGAAGTCTCGGAGGTGGTGCAACTCAAACAGGTTAATAACCGTTATGTGGACAAGCTGCTGAGAGCTGAAGGCTTTCTGGAGAATCAGTCGCTGTAATAAAGCCATGAAGAAATTGAGACTGTGCGTATACTGTTACCACACTGACTAAACATTTGAACCAACTGGGAAAGTGTGTAATACGAGTGGCGAGCTTAGGGCCAGAAAAGATGCACATCTCGATGCACATATAAGGCTAGTCACCACTACCAAACAGCAACCTAGTCCATCTTGTTTGCAACATTAGTCAATGGGCTGGAGCATCAACACAGTGCTTGGTAAAATTCACACATATGAAAAGATGTTCCAGTGAAGCAGTTTAAGCTATAACTTCGTCTCGGTCTATTAATAGCCAAAAGATTTTTTGTGGTTCTCATCATTTTTCTTTGGAAGCTAGCACAATTCTTAATTTAATAGCCCACATtgttaatgtttaattttatcttccttgtgttttgttttaaaaaaatctggatTGGATTTCTAAATTGCTGGACTGGGAGGCTTCATTCACAATGTTTTGGTGCAGCCTAAACCAGTTGCACTACTTCGGGAATTCAGTGACGTGTTCCGATCCTTTTCAGAGTAAAATCTGCATAAAACAAAGCTAGCTCAGATGTTGCCCATGTACCTGAAACTGCTCTTCCAGCTTCTCCCTCAGTGCACCAAGTTTCTCCAGGCTTTTGCTGAGGTAAACATGTCCGTGGAACTTGATGAAGGCCTTGATGAAATCGGACACGCTCCATTTCGTTTTGACCTCATCACGGCTGAAGAATGAACAGAATTTAACGGTTAATTAAATCATCAAAATATAAATGGTactaatgaatataaaaatcacTCTCCAGTGTCTCTTGACCTGCAGCATATCTGCAACACTATAGATATAAATCAAATACCAAAGAACTATGAGATGAATTTGTCAAGctaaaaaaggagagagacagagagagaaagaaaaacaactgtTCATACCTCTCAAGAGCCTTAGACAGCGCTTTCTGTAAGTTGGTGGAAGCTGCTGGAAAGGGGAATTTGACTGCAATGCTTCTACAGTAGTAGAAGATTGTTGTAAGGTGGTCTCCTTTAGAGGAGGCCAGGATAGCCAGCTGATTGTATGGTTGACCTGATGGCAAAACCACACAAATCAAGATCATTGTTAGAAAACTATTATTGTATATGATAGAAAGTTTTCATCTCTTAGTTCTTAATATTGAATTGCACCAGAGGTGAAGTCACAATGTGCTGACAACTGTTTGGTGCTAgatgtttatttacacacaaaaaaaaaaaaaaaaagaagacagagacagactgacTAACCGTTAGATGGAACAAGCTGAGCTGCGTGTCTGTAATAGGATTCCGCCTGGCTTGTCTGGTTGCGATATCGTGCTACAgtaggggagaaaaaaaaagatcttgaatgcaaaaaaaaccactgtaacacacatttcAATCAAAAATGCAATGACTAATAACCACATCACACAGTCAGTTTGAATAAAGTACTCGCTTTTGAACAAGGACAGCACAGTGTGAAGACTCACCGATGTCCCCCAGGTGGACGAGACAGTGCTGGCAGATATATGAACAAGAGCTGGGCTGTGGCTTTACAATCGCGCTGGAGTTGCACTGTTTATTGCTGATTATGCCGAGCTGAGATGACTTCACGCGACATGGTAAGTCCACATTGAACACCGTGCACAGCTCCTGCAACAGCTGAGGAAGgcgatttttatatatattatatatatatatataataaaacaccaTTCTGAAACCATTGAAATGCTTCTGAAGATACGAGATTAATGAATGCTAATCGAAATTCGAAAAAATTGCACAGTCATCTTAAAACAATGaccctcatttatcaagctggatgtGAACGGATTTATTCAACGAAAATCCTGTACATTCAAttggaaataaatgtttgtatttctgatacgtttacagcatttagcactTATCTAGAGAGgcttacaaaagtgctttggAGTCTCCATCAAAAGCATATCCTCATGCTACTTCAGGTCAGGGACTAAGAAAACCTtgttaaaaatcttaaaaaccAGTTGGTTAATTTTATTGGCActggaatatatttttttaaagtacacAACAAACCCACaaacagatattaaactgatcattcgattatttaaaaaaaaaaaaaaaggtgctgtAAATAAATGCCTCAAAATTAAGCCGTTTTTCAGCCTTAATTCTGATCATTCATTTTGCTGTCTGTGCGCTTGGAGGTTTGTGTTACATAAAAATGAGCCGTCATTAACACACTTGGCATTTTATtagtgactaacatacacacccaaaacttttggattttgtcttgttttaatttactaacatttattaaaattagtTACTCCAAAAAAATCCACACAACACCCAACTACATGGAGCCATGATGTGGATGCATTGTGTCGTGTTATGTTAGGGTGCCAAGCACTGTAATTGTGTAGGCAtcctgtaatattttttttgtttttcttcttcttgccaTTATAAAGACCAGTGACCTCAAGCTGAATTCATCA is from Hemibagrus wyckioides isolate EC202008001 linkage group LG07, SWU_Hwy_1.0, whole genome shotgun sequence and encodes:
- the smg7 gene encoding nonsense-mediated mRNA decay factor SMG7 isoform X1; the protein is MNLCGQYLRQAEALKADMTDSKLGAAEVWTSRQALQDLYQKMLVTDLEYALDKKVEQDLWNHAFKNQITTLQSQAKNRANPNRSEVQANLSLFLEAASGFYTQLLQELCTVFNVDLPCRVKSSQLGIISNKQCNSSAIVKPQPSSCSYICQHCLVHLGDIARYRNQTSQAESYYRHAAQLVPSNGQPYNQLAILASSKGDHLTTIFYYCRSIAVKFPFPAASTNLQKALSKALESRDEVKTKWSVSDFIKAFIKFHGHVYLSKSLEKLGALREKLEEQFQRLILQKAFSSQQLVHITVINLFELHHLRDFSNETDDQSFSSDEQLSWIQLLGLFMSFLGVMCSRALLNKNQEEIMGECPLPAIKVSLDWLRLRPGVFTESAVDHRQYIWPWLVSILNSFQPKEEDVSNSSATPLPEEFELQGFLALRPALRLLDFSKGHQGIAVGKDSFIIHARHQRLISLGKWVADNHPGLIQCRISDGLLLFFTDIPELAVEEPQEKEPSVLQESSNGEQNPNDGSSGLKSVLSMGKSQSSGLDSSERPVVTFKENIKPREQSREQNRNQQHRDGGKERAGFGKGNGMPLKNEQKKDGKRKSEVKKNSHEKALDAGKQVKTQAEMRKTPVSEARKTPVTQTQTTCSSQFIPIHHPGAFPPLPSRPGFPPPAYVIPPPVAFSMNPGFTFPAGVSVPTSFLQPASHPQSPNQVQSGKPSHIPYSQQRPSGPGSLSQGPPQPQAPPQPQQPQPAPPQPSKQALQQSVQLQVQQQQQSPTKQTSQLGKSPPHHTGMQQPYMAVSEQAGQMWSQHQAPSSMSKMPMPVKPPFFMPAQDHMKLFEHSMPPAVSMQPPQSNMDKKMNFQEVKMQDFYWEPPYRMTENRGSLADRMGKHQSGVFCPEQENTPRVPPYEDNKSSPLLPPDLLKTLADFEEEEELVFSKPHDFYQALAGPLNSAPGRNMFLSSQSRLDSGSEVMGQSSLLHRSVFPIQENYQNNSIFSEAYGKNIASTPKPDVPMMHQEPSLYSLFEGTPWSPSLPASSDHSTPASQSPHSSNPSSLPSSPPTHSHGALPFSNFGPIGTPDSRDRRTADRWKPEKTGVSGFGLDYLPAGSSATEPNSWHQSAPTNSWAAQDMPMDDSSTVLLDSFKSIWSSSMMQPGPSALEQLLMQQKQKQQRGHGTMNPPH
- the smg7 gene encoding nonsense-mediated mRNA decay factor SMG7 isoform X2, translating into MNLCGQYLRQAEALKADMTDSKLGAAEVWTSRQALQDLYQKMLVTDLEYALDKKVEQDLWNHAFKNQITTLQSQAKNRANPNRSEVQANLSLFLEAASGFYTQLLQELCTVFNVDLPCRVKSSQLGIISNKQCNSSAIVKPQPSSCSYICQHCLVHLGDIARYRNQTSQAESYYRHAAQLVPSNGQPYNQLAILASSKGDHLTTIFYYCRSIAVKFPFPAASTNLQKALSKALESRDEVKTKWSVSDFIKAFIKFHGHVYLSKSLEKLGALREKLEEQFQRLILQKAFSSQQLVHITVINLFELHHLRDFSNETDDQSFSSDEQLSWIQLLGLFMSFLGVMCSRALLNKNQEEIMGECPLPAIKVSLDWLRLRPGVFTESAVDHRQYIWPWLVSILNSFQPKEEDVSNSSATPLPEEFELQGFLALRPALRLLDFSKGHQGIAVGKDSFIIHARHQRLISLGKWVADNHPGLIQCRISDGLLLFFTDIPELAVEEPQEKEPSVLQESSNGEQNPNDGSSGLKSVLSMGKSQSSGLDSSERPVVTFKENIKPREQSREQNRNQQHRDGGKERAGFGKGNGMPLKNEQKKDGKRKSEVKKNSHEKALDAGKQVKTQAEMRKTPVSEARKTPVTQTQTTCSSQFIPIHHPGAFPPLPSRPGFPPPAYVIPPPVAFSMNPGFTFPAGVSVPTSFLQPASHPQSPNQVQSGKPSHIPYSQQRPSGPGSLSQGPPQPQAPPQPQQPQPAPPQPSKQALQQSVQLQVQQQQQSPTKQTSQLGKSPPHHTGMQQPYMAVSEQAGQMWSQHQAPSSMSKMPMPVKPPFFMPAQDHMKLFEHSMPPAVSMQPPQSNMDKKMNFQEVKMQDFYWEPPYRMTENRGSLADRMGKHQSGVFCPEQENTPRVPPYELSSQSRLDSGSEVMGQSSLLHRSVFPIQENYQNNSIFSEAYGKNIASTPKPDVPMMHQEPSLYSLFEGTPWSPSLPASSDHSTPASQSPHSSNPSSLPSSPPTHSHGALPFSNFGPIGTPDSRDRRTADRWKPEKTGVSGFGLDYLPAGSSATEPNSWHQSAPTNSWAAQDMPMDDSSTVLLDSFKSIWSSSMMQPGPSALEQLLMQQKQKQQRGHGTMNPPH